From Acidimicrobiales bacterium, one genomic window encodes:
- a CDS encoding carboxylesterase family protein: MAPVAHTTAGTLSGVDTARGVAFRGVRYATAPRFGLPRPVTPWDGIVAADTIGPAAPQVVTSDPLIPDMAVGEIGEDCLRAEIWTPATSGSRPVLVWVPGGRYQIGGAALATYDGTRLAAAGDIVVIGVNYRLGALGFLAADGVPSNLGLRDLVAALQWIRSEAAAFGGDPTNITLMGESAGAGAITHLLASPAARGLFDGAIVASGAPGATLDRETAATVADTFLATAGVAHASGLADVELDRLLTVQAEADTALLPTAGMMPFHPWVDGDLLPAGPLDAELSPVPLVIGTTRDEMALFRDQIPSLPAEYAIPWLAAKCATFAADPEASAQAGLDVCGGDLADAIADTDLHVPASLLADRHAQRGVPVFRYRFDWDAPGLGAAHATDLPFHFGTLDVADWRATLGADRDRAEDADRLSAAIGDAWAAFCHSKVPACAPLGEWPAHDPEHRRATLLAADVVAADDVGGAHFRAWTEPNGANS; this comes from the coding sequence ATGGCGCCGGTCGCACACACCACCGCCGGAACCCTGTCGGGGGTCGACACCGCGAGGGGCGTCGCGTTCCGCGGCGTGCGGTACGCCACCGCCCCACGGTTCGGACTTCCCCGTCCGGTCACCCCATGGGACGGCATCGTCGCCGCCGACACGATCGGGCCCGCGGCTCCGCAGGTCGTCACCTCCGACCCGCTGATCCCCGACATGGCAGTCGGCGAGATCGGGGAGGACTGCCTCCGGGCCGAGATCTGGACTCCCGCCACGAGCGGATCGCGCCCGGTGCTCGTCTGGGTACCGGGCGGGCGCTACCAGATCGGCGGCGCCGCCCTCGCGACCTACGACGGCACCCGTCTGGCCGCAGCGGGCGACATCGTGGTGATCGGGGTCAACTATCGGCTCGGTGCGCTCGGGTTCCTGGCAGCCGACGGTGTGCCGAGCAATCTCGGCCTTCGCGACCTGGTTGCCGCACTGCAGTGGATCCGTTCCGAAGCCGCGGCGTTCGGCGGCGACCCGACCAACATCACGCTGATGGGCGAATCGGCCGGCGCCGGCGCGATCACCCACCTCCTCGCGAGCCCTGCCGCGCGGGGGCTGTTCGACGGCGCGATCGTCGCGAGCGGCGCACCCGGCGCGACACTCGACCGGGAAACCGCGGCGACCGTGGCCGACACGTTCCTCGCGACCGCCGGTGTCGCGCATGCTTCCGGCCTCGCCGACGTCGAGCTCGACCGGCTGCTCACCGTCCAGGCCGAGGCCGACACCGCCCTCCTCCCGACGGCGGGGATGATGCCGTTCCACCCCTGGGTCGACGGCGACCTCCTGCCCGCCGGTCCGCTCGACGCCGAGCTCTCCCCCGTGCCACTCGTGATCGGCACGACCCGCGACGAGATGGCGCTGTTCCGGGATCAGATCCCGTCCTTGCCGGCCGAGTACGCGATCCCCTGGTTGGCTGCCAAGTGTGCGACCTTCGCCGCCGACCCCGAAGCCTCGGCGCAAGCCGGTCTCGACGTGTGCGGGGGCGACCTCGCCGACGCGATCGCCGACACCGATCTCCACGTCCCCGCGTCGCTGTTGGCCGACCGGCACGCGCAGCGCGGAGTCCCCGTTTTCCGCTACCGCTTCGACTGGGATGCCCCCGGGCTCGGCGCAGCCCACGCGACCGATCTCCCGTTCCACTTCGGGACGCTCGACGTCGCGGACTGGCGGGCGACCCTCGGCGCCGACCGCGACCGGGCCGAGGACGCCGACCGGCTCTCGGCTGCGATCGGCGACGCGTGGGCCGCCTTCTGCCACAGCAAGGTGCCGGCCTGCGCACCGCTCGGCGAGTGGCCCGCCCACGACCCCGAGCATCGTCGGGCGACACTGCTCGCCGCCGACGTCGTCGCCGCCGACGATGTGGGCGGCGCGCACTTCCGTGCCTGGACCGAACCGAATGGAGCGAACTCGTGA
- a CDS encoding aldehyde dehydrogenase family protein encodes MSGQPTESVEQLRHWYVEHVFGEHGDFDVIDAFDPSTGAVFATVPVCDAVQVNRATTQARAAQRAWARTTVQERGRLMTACADRLAAIGDELAVLLAFESGKALETECRGEVGLVVEIFRYFGGVSHELKGHTTPLGTDVIGFTTRHPHGVVAGIVPWNVPLMMMGYKVAAPLVAGNAAVVKVPEQTSFTLIRVLQELVEVLPTDLVHFLTGTGDITGASLVSDPNVDKVSFTGSVDTGRAVYEASAKLIRPVTLELGGKSPMLVLPDCDIDKAVHGVVQSMRFTRGGQSCTAASRVFIASSMIEEFRRRLAAALDDIVIGEALDPATQCGPLISARQRDRVQAYIDGAIADGLTVETYGTIAEGTDWDGGYFVRPCVVLDPPADHRVAVEEVFGPVVCLFTYDDIEDALQRANDSEFGLSASVWGRDITTCMRLADALEAGIVQINQNAIMVPGIAYGGIRNSGLGKEGSLEAMLESYTYAKTNILNYGD; translated from the coding sequence ATGAGCGGCCAACCCACCGAATCGGTCGAGCAGCTGCGGCACTGGTACGTCGAACACGTCTTCGGCGAGCATGGCGACTTCGACGTCATCGATGCCTTCGACCCGTCGACCGGAGCCGTCTTCGCCACCGTCCCCGTCTGCGATGCGGTCCAGGTGAACCGGGCCACGACCCAGGCCAGAGCCGCACAACGAGCGTGGGCCCGCACGACCGTTCAGGAACGAGGCCGGCTGATGACGGCATGCGCCGATCGTCTCGCCGCCATCGGCGACGAACTGGCGGTCCTCCTCGCGTTCGAGTCCGGCAAGGCACTCGAGACCGAGTGCCGCGGCGAGGTCGGCCTCGTCGTCGAGATCTTCCGCTACTTCGGCGGCGTCTCGCACGAGCTGAAGGGCCACACGACGCCGCTCGGCACCGATGTCATCGGCTTCACCACCCGCCACCCCCACGGGGTCGTCGCCGGCATCGTGCCGTGGAACGTCCCCTTGATGATGATGGGCTACAAGGTCGCGGCCCCACTGGTCGCCGGCAATGCTGCGGTCGTCAAGGTTCCCGAGCAGACCTCCTTCACGCTGATCCGCGTGCTCCAGGAGCTCGTCGAGGTTCTGCCGACCGACCTCGTCCACTTCCTCACCGGTACCGGCGACATCACCGGCGCCTCCCTCGTGTCCGACCCCAACGTCGACAAGGTCAGCTTCACGGGATCGGTCGACACCGGCCGCGCCGTCTACGAGGCGAGCGCCAAACTGATCCGCCCGGTCACCCTCGAACTCGGGGGGAAGAGCCCGATGCTCGTGCTCCCCGATTGCGACATCGACAAGGCGGTCCACGGAGTCGTCCAGTCGATGCGGTTCACCCGCGGCGGCCAGAGCTGCACTGCAGCCAGTCGCGTGTTCATCGCGTCCTCCATGATCGAGGAGTTTCGCCGGCGGCTCGCCGCGGCGCTCGACGACATCGTGATCGGCGAAGCACTCGACCCGGCGACCCAGTGCGGTCCGCTGATCTCGGCTCGTCAACGCGATCGGGTGCAGGCCTACATCGACGGAGCGATCGCGGACGGCCTCACCGTCGAGACCTACGGCACCATCGCCGAGGGCACCGACTGGGACGGCGGCTACTTCGTTCGTCCGTGCGTCGTCCTCGATCCCCCCGCCGACCATCGGGTGGCGGTCGAGGAGGTCTTCGGGCCTGTGGTGTGCCTGTTCACCTACGACGACATCGAGGATGCGCTCCAACGGGCCAACGACAGCGAGTTCGGCTTGTCGGCGAGCGTGTGGGGTCGAGACATCACGACGTGCATGCGGCTCGCCGACGCGCTCGAGGCCGGGATCGTCCAGATCAACCAGAACGCGATCATGGTGCCCGGCATCGCGTACGGTGGCATCCGCAACAGCGGATTGGGCAAGGAAGGCTCGCTCGAAGCAATGCTCGAGTCCTACACCTACGCCAAGACCAACATCTTGAACTACGGCGACTAA
- a CDS encoding SDR family NAD(P)-dependent oxidoreductase, with translation MTGASRGIGRGCANVLAAAGATVYLTGRSATEDDHPLPGTVGATAAEIVAAGGRAIGVVCDHRDDAAVEALFDRVADEEGRLDILVNNAFIVCDELTSRKPFWEVPISNWDDMIDVGTRSAYVASVFAARTFMVPAGSGLIANISSSGAQEYAWHVAYGVGKCALDRITADTAHELAPHGVNAVSLWPGFVRTERIDLAVAAGALPESLDVSIAESREFTGRAVAAIAADPEARQWTGQAIASRTLADHYGFTDIDGSLPAGPLHDR, from the coding sequence GTGACCGGTGCGAGCCGCGGCATCGGCCGTGGTTGCGCCAACGTGCTCGCGGCCGCGGGGGCCACCGTCTACCTCACCGGACGCTCCGCCACCGAGGACGACCACCCGTTGCCGGGCACCGTCGGCGCGACCGCCGCCGAGATCGTCGCCGCCGGCGGACGGGCGATCGGCGTCGTCTGTGACCATCGAGACGACGCTGCCGTCGAAGCGCTGTTCGATCGCGTCGCCGACGAGGAAGGGCGCCTCGACATCCTCGTCAACAACGCGTTCATCGTGTGCGACGAGCTCACCTCACGGAAGCCGTTCTGGGAGGTGCCCATCTCCAACTGGGACGACATGATCGACGTCGGCACCCGCTCGGCCTACGTCGCGAGTGTGTTCGCGGCCCGCACGTTCATGGTCCCGGCCGGCTCGGGCCTGATCGCCAACATCAGCTCCTCGGGGGCCCAGGAATACGCGTGGCATGTCGCCTATGGCGTCGGCAAGTGTGCCCTCGACCGCATCACGGCCGACACCGCCCACGAGCTCGCACCCCACGGTGTCAACGCGGTGTCGCTGTGGCCCGGCTTCGTCCGCACCGAGCGGATCGACCTCGCGGTGGCGGCCGGCGCACTCCCCGAATCGCTCGACGTCTCGATCGCCGAATCGCGAGAATTCACCGGACGAGCGGTCGCCGCGATCGCCGCCGACCCCGAAGCCCGGCAGTGGACCGGCCAGGCGATCGCATCACGAACGCTCGCCGACCACTACGGCTTCACCGACATCGACGGTTCGCTCCCCGCCGGGCCGCTTCACGACCGGTGA
- a CDS encoding class II aldolase/adducin family protein, producing MNENQDPVGGVAAWAPSHLPPRGVELTPAQELACAMRHLDIAGFSENMTGHVTWQQPGADTLLVNPWGYWWREVKGSDILEVDLDGSVVAGAWDVTPAIHIHTELHRRRPDARVVVHSHPMYASVLAAVPELPELVHQNSSILADQMVLVDDYDGEVDTPLLGGALADAIGDATVALLVSHGVIVTAPTMAEAIYKSILFERTCEMHWRLRAYGARATPIAPVFQKQLRASLVERAADVYWDGAVRQLVASEPRVLD from the coding sequence GTGAACGAGAACCAGGATCCCGTCGGTGGTGTCGCAGCGTGGGCACCGAGTCACCTACCCCCTCGGGGCGTCGAGCTGACCCCCGCCCAGGAGCTCGCCTGTGCCATGCGCCATCTCGACATCGCCGGCTTTTCCGAGAACATGACCGGGCATGTCACCTGGCAACAGCCCGGCGCCGACACCCTGCTCGTCAACCCGTGGGGCTACTGGTGGCGAGAGGTCAAGGGCAGCGACATCCTGGAGGTCGACCTCGACGGCTCGGTCGTGGCCGGCGCCTGGGACGTCACCCCCGCGATCCACATCCACACGGAACTGCACCGTCGTCGGCCCGACGCCCGAGTCGTCGTCCACAGCCATCCCATGTATGCGTCGGTACTCGCCGCGGTTCCCGAACTGCCCGAGCTCGTTCACCAGAACTCGAGCATCCTGGCCGACCAGATGGTGCTCGTCGACGACTACGACGGTGAGGTCGACACTCCTCTGCTGGGCGGGGCTCTGGCCGATGCCATCGGCGACGCAACCGTCGCCCTCCTCGTCAGCCACGGCGTCATCGTGACGGCGCCGACGATGGCGGAGGCGATCTACAAGAGCATCCTGTTCGAGCGCACGTGCGAGATGCACTGGCGGCTCCGGGCGTATGGCGCCCGGGCGACTCCGATCGCGCCGGTGTTCCAGAAGCAGCTGCGGGCCTCGCTCGTCGAGCGGGCGGCCGACGTGTACTGGGACGGTGCCGTGCGCCAGCTCGTCGCCTCCGAGCCCCGGGTCCTGGACTGA
- a CDS encoding class I adenylate-forming enzyme family protein: MKKNIARYVMGTLTADTDADCILGETPRSRGDLLRRVHGRAHELLVAGVTPDEFVVVLCGRGERFWVDLLALWVIGAKPVCLEPDVPDDHGANVLAITGATRVCATGIEPPPALAGCEQVADTDPVGEPVRSLRDLPWADTDDQPDLAGLIFTSGTTGLPKGVPLTHEQLVMNALATRDRLRLRPTDRLMIATPFRFISSISHFIVTLMCGAAFHGVETTLMPKDLVTELAGNRITAFGGSPFHSQFVALAGRDRLPDLRWLMSSGDHLPASTIDQLNAAFPDLELHVVYGMAEMGGRICTLPPHEVERKKGSVGLPISGIELDVYDESGDIAAPGEIGELHVDGPFRFDGYHANPAANTDVLGPRGFHTGDKGYRDDDGYLFLAGRSDAVFKRSGLKVSAQVITDALKTLDSIDDAFVRAAADQMEGHVPIAYVVVRGDFDRTETVRRLREQLATNHIPKKFVSLPTIPRTGSGKVDRRSLDALIESLPAAP, from the coding sequence GTGAAGAAGAACATCGCCCGCTACGTGATGGGCACGCTCACGGCCGACACCGACGCCGACTGCATCCTCGGCGAGACCCCGCGTTCGCGCGGCGATCTTCTCCGCCGGGTGCACGGTCGCGCCCACGAGCTGCTGGTCGCCGGGGTCACACCCGACGAGTTCGTGGTGGTGCTCTGCGGACGCGGCGAACGATTCTGGGTCGACCTGCTGGCGCTGTGGGTGATCGGGGCGAAGCCGGTCTGTCTCGAACCCGACGTCCCCGACGACCACGGCGCCAACGTCCTCGCCATCACCGGCGCCACACGCGTCTGCGCCACCGGCATCGAACCCCCGCCCGCCCTGGCCGGCTGCGAGCAGGTGGCCGACACCGACCCGGTCGGCGAACCCGTTCGCAGTCTGCGCGACCTCCCGTGGGCCGATACCGATGACCAGCCCGACCTGGCCGGCCTGATCTTCACGTCGGGCACCACGGGCCTGCCCAAGGGTGTGCCGCTCACGCACGAACAGCTCGTGATGAACGCCCTCGCCACCCGCGACCGTCTCCGGCTGCGCCCCACCGATCGGCTCATGATCGCGACCCCCTTCCGGTTCATCAGCTCGATCAGCCACTTCATCGTGACGCTGATGTGCGGGGCGGCGTTCCACGGCGTCGAGACCACCCTCATGCCGAAGGATCTGGTCACCGAGCTCGCCGGGAATCGCATCACTGCGTTCGGCGGGTCGCCGTTCCACTCGCAATTCGTCGCCCTCGCCGGCCGCGACCGTCTGCCCGATCTTCGCTGGCTCATGTCGTCCGGCGACCATCTCCCGGCATCGACCATCGACCAGCTCAACGCCGCGTTCCCCGACCTCGAGCTCCATGTCGTCTACGGCATGGCCGAGATGGGCGGCCGCATCTGCACCCTGCCGCCGCACGAGGTCGAGCGCAAGAAGGGCAGTGTCGGCCTGCCGATCTCGGGTATCGAGCTCGACGTCTACGACGAATCCGGCGACATCGCGGCTCCGGGCGAGATCGGGGAGCTGCATGTCGACGGCCCCTTCCGCTTCGACGGCTACCACGCCAACCCGGCGGCCAACACCGACGTGCTCGGGCCACGCGGCTTCCACACCGGCGACAAGGGCTATCGCGACGACGACGGCTACCTGTTCCTCGCCGGCCGGTCCGATGCCGTGTTCAAGCGCTCCGGCCTGAAGGTCTCGGCCCAAGTGATCACCGACGCGCTGAAGACGCTCGACTCGATCGACGATGCCTTCGTCCGCGCCGCCGCCGATCAGATGGAGGGGCATGTACCCATCGCCTACGTCGTCGTACGAGGCGACTTCGATCGCACGGAGACGGTGCGACGTCTGCGAGAACAGCTGGCGACCAACCACATCCCGAAGAAGTTCGTGTCGTTGCCGACGATCCCTCGGACCGGCTCGGGCAAGGTCGACCGTCGCTCCCTCGACGCCCTGATCGAATCCCTTCCGGCCGCACCATGA
- a CDS encoding acyl carrier protein — MKDKIRSLVIENLGLDADIGDDTLLFSSGLLDSLSAVSLLFSLNDDLGISLSPLDVALDDFDSIDLIVATVEKFS, encoded by the coding sequence GTGAAGGACAAGATCCGATCGCTCGTGATCGAAAATCTCGGCCTCGACGCCGATATCGGCGACGACACGTTGTTGTTCTCGTCGGGCCTGCTCGACAGCCTCAGCGCCGTGTCGCTGCTGTTCTCGCTCAACGACGACCTGGGCATCTCGCTGTCACCGCTCGACGTGGCACTCGACGACTTCGATTCGATCGATCTGATCGTCGCGACCGTCGAGAAGTTCAGCTGA